Proteins encoded by one window of Glycine soja cultivar W05 chromosome 15, ASM419377v2, whole genome shotgun sequence:
- the LOC114388498 gene encoding uncharacterized protein LOC114388498 isoform X2, translated as MNIATNTTFINFPFQLSPLASRACHQRATLSLSFPPLPLSKPAMSSAAPVTELSDESDFESLLSPDGHISICGFGSLLSERSARSTFPDLANFRTARLNRFRRVFAHVAPVFFERGIAKPETMIPDFIKREVEFRFLAVLPETLDGKAFDFPAVLCARYSDEEFFDNRCKGNKEIYFQQYGRWNIDKIWRDDVLPCRVYLRHCVLAAKNLGETAYNNFVDHTYLADRKTTIRDYLATTGSGIMEEQPPESLKHRYGG; from the exons ATGAACATAGCCACCAACACAACCTTCATAAACTTCCCCTTCCAACTCTCACCACTCGCATCTCGCGCGTGCCACCAACGCGCCactctctccctctctttccCTCCTCTTCCTCTCTCCAAACCCGCCATGTCCTCCGCCGCTCCGGTCACCGAACTCAGCGACGAGTCCGACTTCGAATCTCTCCTCTCTCCCGACGGCCACATCTCCATCTGCGGCTTCGGCTCTCTCCTCTCCG AGAGAAGCGCCCGAAGCACTTTCCCCGACTTGGCCAACTTCCGGACCGCACGGTTGAACCGGTTCCGCCGCGTCTTCGCGCACGTCGCTCCGGTTTTCTTCGAGCGCGGCATTGCCAAGCCAGAAACCATG ATTCCAGATTTTATCAAGAGGGAGGTTGAGTTTCGGTTTCTTGCT GTTCTTCCTGAAACACTTGATGGCAAGGCTTTTGATTTTCCAGCG GTCCTTTGTGCTCGTTATAGTGATGAGGAATTTTTCGACAATAGATGTAAAG GAAACAAGGAAATCTATTTTCAGCAATATGGGCGATGGAATATAGATAAAATTTGGAGAGATGATGTGTTACCTTGTCGGGTTTATCTTCGACACTG TGTACTAGCAGCAAAGAATCTTGGTGAAACAGCCTACAACAACTTTGTGGATCACACTTATCTTGCTGACCGTAAAACAACCATTCGCGATTACTTGGCAACAACGGGCTCTGGCATCATGGAAGAGCAGCCTCCTGAATCCCTCAAGCACCGCTATGGCGGTTGA
- the LOC114388367 gene encoding uncharacterized protein LOC114388367, with the protein MAAGTMATAAGAAVMLYYVLSRRMARKEEDDGEDHGGEVPKLSRSVRRRRLSRRPAQAPATLLESIVTLSETIRFTYSETLGKWPIGDLAFGINYFMRKQGNLAVASVYAGSDCVQLKGDEIIVELYELLRLLTLCMLFSKKPFPVFLDSAGFSLDDVLIQKPKAGLLKPAFTIIRDTQSKCLLLLIRGTHSIKDTLTAATGAVVPFHHSVLNDGGISNLVLGYAHCGMVAAARWIAKLCTPTLLKALGECPDFKVKIVGHSLGGGTAALLTYILREQNEFSSSTCVTFAPAACMTWELAESGKHFITTIINGSDLVPTFSTSSIDDLRSEVTASSWLNDLRDQVEHTKVLNVVYRSATALGSRLPSISSAKARVAGAGAILWPVTSSTQVVMKRAQSVAEAVVRTRSSLSSWSCMSARRRNVGSSVNSKTDDLTETSLISERSTESRMTEEVVREPMLKDENTSSSGGSGHDDTDEEEQLIPANQDITASAVDDFTEGQLWYELEKELQKQDNTMNIDAQEEEAAAAKEITEEENQLVDAAAECSSSSITTADNVDSHRFYPPGRIMHIVSVPSLDESNSNSDDPLEEHVGLYETPRELYSKLRLSRTMINDHYMPMYKKMMELLIRELEKDSSCNILD; encoded by the exons ATGGCGGCGGGGACAATGGCGACTGCGGCCGGTGCGGCGGTGATGCTCTACTACGTGCTGAGCAGGCGGATGGCGCGGAAGGAGGAGGACGATGGCGAGGATCACGGCGGTGAGGTGCCGAAATTGAGCAGATCGGTTCGCCGGAGAAGGCTTTCACGGCGGCCGGCGCAGGCTCCGGCAACGCTGCTGGAGTCGATCGTGACGCTGTCGGAGACTATAAGGTTCACGTATTCCGAGACTCTCGGGAAGTGGCCCATCGGCGATTTGGCCTTCGGCATCAACTACTTCATGCGCAAGCAG GGTAATTTGGCAGTTGCAAGTGTGTATGCTGGGAGTGATTGTGTGCAGCTCAAAGGAGATGAGATAATTGTGGAGCTCTATGAGTTGTTGAGGCTTTTGACTTTGTGTATGCTTTTCTCCAAGAAGCCATTTCCCGTGTTTTTAGATTCTGCTGGGTTTTCCCTTGATGATGTGCTCATTCAGAAGCCAAAAGCTGGG CTTCTGAAGCCTGCATTTACAATTATACGTGATACACAATCAAAATGTTTACTTCTATTGATCCGGGGTACTCATAGCATAAAAGACACGCTGACAGCCGCAACTGGTGCTGTTGTCCCATTCCACCATTCAGTTTTAAATGACGGTGGGATAAGCAACTTGGTTTTGGGGTATGCACACTGTGGTATGGTTGCTGCAGCTCGTTGGATTGCAAAGCTCTGCACTCCTACCCTACTCAAGGCTCTTGGTGAATGTCCAGACTTCAAAGTCAAG ATTGTTGGGCACTCACTTGGTGGTGGTACTGCTGCACTGTTAACATATATTCTTAGAGAGCAGAATGAATTCTCTTCAAGTACATGCGTCACATTTGCCCCAG CTGCTTGCATGACATGGGAGTTGGCAGAATCAGGAAAACACTTTATCACTACTATCATCAATGGTTCTGACTTGGTGCCAACATTCTCAACTTCATCTATTGATGATCTCCGTTCTGAG GTCACTGCATCCTCCTGGTTGAATGATCTACGGGATCAGGTTGAACATACAAAGGTCCTGAATGTTGTCTACCGCTCTGCAACTGCACTTGGATCACGCTTACCATCTATATCTAGTGCAAAAGCTAGAGTAGCTGGTGCTGGTGCTATTCTGTGGCCAGTAACCAGTAGCACTCAG GTTGTGATGAAGCGTGCACAAAGTGTTGCTGAAGCTGTTGTCAGAACTCGCTCATCATTGTCATCATGGTCTTGCATGAGTGCACGGCGCCGAAATGTGGGTTCATCAGTAAACTCTAAAACTGACGACTTAACTGAAACCTCTCTAATATCCGAGAGAAGCACTGAATCTCGTATGACTGAAGAGGTGGTAAGAGAACCTATGCTTAAGGATGAAAATACTTCCTCTAGTGGAGGATCTGGTCACGATGACACAGATGAAGAGGAACAACTCATTCCTGCTAATCAAGACATTACTGCATCTGCTGTTGACGACTTCACAGAAGGGCAGTTATGGTATGAACTGGAGAAGGAACTTCAAAAACAGGATAATACTATGAACATTGATGCTCAAGAAGAAGAGGCTGCAGCAGCAAAAGAGATCACAGAAGAAGAGAATCAACTCGTTGATGCTGCTGCAGAATGCAGTAGCAGTTCAATCACAACAGCAGACAACGTGGACAGCCATCGATTTTATCCTCCTGGCAGGATCATGCATATTGTCTCTGTACCTTCCTTGGATGagtcaaattcaaattctgATGACCCTTTAGAAGAACATGTCGGCTTATATGAAACACCTAGAGAGCTGTACAGCAAGCTCAGACTTTCAAGAACCATGATCAATGATCATTACATGCCAATGTATAAGAAGATGATGGAACTATTAATCCGAGAACTAGAGAAAGATAGCAGCTGTAATATTTTGGattaa
- the LOC114386795 gene encoding receptor-like protein EIX2: MGKIPSNIDSMKNLESLDLSYNNLSGEIPAAISDLSFLSFLNLSYDDLIGQIPLGIQVETLDAWSYGGNPRLYGRPLTKHFSKDVNPDEAKQGGANGSQNELLYLGIGVGYIVGLNGFWYSLILNRAWRHKYFRILDHILDWLYLFVALKLNKVG; this comes from the coding sequence ATGGGGAAGATACCAAGCAACATTGATAGCATGAAAAATTTGGAGTCCCTTGATCTCTCCTACAATAATCTTTCAGGGGAAATTCCTGCCGCCATCTCTGATCTGTCTTTCCTAAGTTTCCTCAATTTGTCATACGATGATTTGATCGGACAAATCCCATTAGGCATTCAGGTTGAGACATTGGATGCATGGAGCTATGGTGGGAATCCCAGACTTTATGGACGTCCTTTAACAAAGCATTTCTCCAAGGATGTAAATCCTGATGAGGCAAAGCAAGGTGGAGCAAATGGCTCTCAAAATGAGTTGCTCTATCTTGGGATTGGAGTAGGATATATTGTAGGCTTAAATGGATTTTGGTATTCTTTGATCCTCAATAGAGCATGGAGACACAAATATTTTCGGATCCTGGATCATATTCTGGACTGGCTTTATTTGTTTGTAGCTCTCAAGTTAAATAAGGTTGGTTAA
- the LOC114388498 gene encoding uncharacterized protein LOC114388498 isoform X1: MNIATNTTFINFPFQLSPLASRACHQRATLSLSFPPLPLSKPAMSSAAPVTELSDESDFESLLSPDGHISICGFGSLLSERSARSTFPDLANFRTARLNRFRRVFAHVAPVFFERGIAKPETMEISSLSVEPCEGETLVVTVFEIRKSEIPDFIKREVEFRFLAVLPETLDGKAFDFPAVLCARYSDEEFFDNRCKGNKEIYFQQYGRWNIDKIWRDDVLPCRVYLRHCVLAAKNLGETAYNNFVDHTYLADRKTTIRDYLATTGSGIMEEQPPESLKHRYGG, encoded by the exons ATGAACATAGCCACCAACACAACCTTCATAAACTTCCCCTTCCAACTCTCACCACTCGCATCTCGCGCGTGCCACCAACGCGCCactctctccctctctttccCTCCTCTTCCTCTCTCCAAACCCGCCATGTCCTCCGCCGCTCCGGTCACCGAACTCAGCGACGAGTCCGACTTCGAATCTCTCCTCTCTCCCGACGGCCACATCTCCATCTGCGGCTTCGGCTCTCTCCTCTCCG AGAGAAGCGCCCGAAGCACTTTCCCCGACTTGGCCAACTTCCGGACCGCACGGTTGAACCGGTTCCGCCGCGTCTTCGCGCACGTCGCTCCGGTTTTCTTCGAGCGCGGCATTGCCAAGCCAGAAACCATG GAGATTTCCAGCTTGAGTGTGGAGCCATGTGAAGGAGAAACTCTTGTGGTGACAGTCTTTGAGATTAGAAaatcggag ATTCCAGATTTTATCAAGAGGGAGGTTGAGTTTCGGTTTCTTGCT GTTCTTCCTGAAACACTTGATGGCAAGGCTTTTGATTTTCCAGCG GTCCTTTGTGCTCGTTATAGTGATGAGGAATTTTTCGACAATAGATGTAAAG GAAACAAGGAAATCTATTTTCAGCAATATGGGCGATGGAATATAGATAAAATTTGGAGAGATGATGTGTTACCTTGTCGGGTTTATCTTCGACACTG TGTACTAGCAGCAAAGAATCTTGGTGAAACAGCCTACAACAACTTTGTGGATCACACTTATCTTGCTGACCGTAAAACAACCATTCGCGATTACTTGGCAACAACGGGCTCTGGCATCATGGAAGAGCAGCCTCCTGAATCCCTCAAGCACCGCTATGGCGGTTGA